In Marinobacter sp. LQ44, the following are encoded in one genomic region:
- a CDS encoding LysR family transcriptional regulator, with the protein MKYSFRQLEVFLAAAHFQNITRAAESLAMSQSAASSALKELESQFDIQLFDRVGKRLQLNELGRLYRPKAEALLAQARELEQAFSKHSEVGALKVGATLTIGNYLAVGVMAEYMSSPNHPKVSLEVANTSTIARRVRDFELDIGLIEGELQASELEVIPWREDRLVAFCYPAHPLAGKGKLTDDDLRAATWILREQGSGTRQSFERGMHGLLPDLNVLLELEHTEAIKRAVEANLGIGCLSEVVLADAFKRGSLVPLNVPHRPFDRHFYFILHKQKYRSAGIARWMTLCEEL; encoded by the coding sequence ATGAAGTACAGCTTCCGCCAGCTCGAGGTCTTCCTCGCCGCCGCCCATTTCCAGAACATCACCCGGGCGGCGGAGTCCCTTGCCATGTCACAATCCGCAGCCAGCAGCGCCCTCAAGGAACTGGAATCCCAGTTCGATATCCAGCTGTTTGACCGGGTGGGCAAACGGCTGCAACTGAACGAGCTTGGCCGGCTGTATCGGCCGAAAGCAGAAGCCCTGCTGGCACAGGCAAGGGAACTGGAACAGGCCTTCAGCAAGCACTCCGAGGTCGGCGCTTTGAAAGTGGGTGCCACACTCACTATCGGCAATTACCTGGCGGTAGGGGTGATGGCCGAGTACATGAGCTCGCCCAACCACCCGAAAGTCTCTCTGGAAGTTGCCAACACCAGCACCATTGCAAGACGGGTTCGGGACTTTGAACTGGATATCGGGTTGATTGAGGGCGAACTGCAGGCGTCGGAGCTGGAGGTGATTCCCTGGCGGGAAGACCGGCTGGTGGCCTTTTGCTACCCCGCCCACCCGCTGGCCGGAAAGGGCAAACTGACCGACGACGATTTGCGCGCCGCCACCTGGATTCTCCGGGAACAGGGCTCCGGCACCCGCCAGAGCTTCGAACGGGGCATGCACGGGCTGCTGCCAGACCTGAACGTGCTGCTGGAACTGGAACACACTGAAGCCATCAAGCGGGCAGTAGAAGCCAACCTAGGCATCGGCTGCCTGTCCGAAGTGGTCCTGGCCGACGCCTTCAAACGCGGCAGCCTGGTGCCCCTGAACGTGCCCCACCGGCCGTTCGACCGGCATTTCTACTTCATCCTGCACAAGCAGAAATACCGAAGTGCGGGGATTGCCCGGTGGATGACTCTGTGCGAAGAGCTTTAG
- a CDS encoding universal stress protein: protein MLDHLILTVDYTKEWEQAMEQLPALLKLLGTRKITLTYVLQTHKRLRPDDTEGSATERLRRIGEHLESSLGIATATHVARGFVAQEVQALAKKLNADGVVACNRSHRAAKELFFGNTALNLARTTKVPLLIIPVQDQPSAAEEEILLATDGSKASFNAQAAFEELMANRHTGRVVWAHSEEPEQSDEATEQRINELAERHPNVHRNILTGRPVDQILQTINETRPLLTIMGKRGSTPIQEIMIGSTTEHVAAGSPYPVLMIP, encoded by the coding sequence ATGCTTGATCACCTGATTCTGACCGTGGACTACACCAAGGAGTGGGAGCAGGCTATGGAACAACTGCCAGCCTTACTCAAACTCCTGGGCACTCGGAAGATTACGCTCACCTATGTACTGCAAACCCACAAACGACTTCGCCCGGACGACACCGAAGGTTCAGCTACAGAGCGGTTACGCCGCATTGGCGAACACCTCGAAAGCAGCCTTGGGATTGCCACTGCCACCCACGTTGCCAGGGGCTTTGTTGCCCAGGAAGTCCAGGCGCTGGCCAAGAAACTCAACGCTGACGGCGTCGTGGCGTGCAACCGAAGCCATCGCGCAGCCAAAGAGCTGTTCTTCGGAAACACCGCCCTGAACCTCGCCCGAACGACCAAAGTTCCGCTGTTGATCATTCCGGTCCAGGACCAGCCATCGGCGGCCGAAGAGGAGATTTTGCTGGCCACTGATGGATCAAAGGCGTCGTTCAATGCCCAGGCTGCCTTTGAAGAGCTAATGGCCAACCGGCACACGGGGCGCGTAGTGTGGGCGCATTCCGAAGAGCCCGAACAATCTGATGAGGCCACCGAACAGCGGATCAATGAACTGGCAGAGCGCCATCCCAACGTACACCGAAATATCCTGACCGGCCGGCCGGTGGATCAGATCCTGCAAACCATCAACGAAACCCGCCCCCTGCTGACCATTATGGGTAAACGGGGCTCAACACCCATTCAGGAGATCATGATCGGCAGTACCACGGAACATGTGGCGGCCGGCAGCCCCTACCCGGTACTGATGATCCCCTGA
- a CDS encoding ferredoxin--NADP reductase: protein MSNLMKETVTSVHHWNDTLFSFKTSRDPGFRFKNGHFVMIGLETDGKPLMRAYSIASANYEEELEFFSIKVPDGPLTSRLQKIKVGDEILVSRKPTGTLVLDNLLPGRNLWLISTGTGLAPFMSIIKDPEVYEAYDKVILTHGVRYVSELAYQQDIQDLPENEFFGEMVHGKLLYYPTVTREPFRNQGRLTDAMESGKITRDLGLPDFDVEQDRFMICGSPSMLKDTCSILNNMGFREARGGDMGHYVIERAFVEQ from the coding sequence ATGAGTAATCTGATGAAAGAAACGGTCACCAGCGTTCACCACTGGAACGATACTCTGTTCAGTTTCAAGACCAGTCGGGACCCCGGGTTCCGTTTCAAGAACGGGCACTTTGTGATGATTGGCCTGGAAACAGACGGCAAGCCGCTGATGCGGGCCTACAGTATTGCCAGCGCCAATTACGAAGAAGAGCTGGAATTCTTCTCAATCAAAGTGCCGGATGGCCCGCTGACGTCTCGACTGCAGAAGATCAAGGTAGGGGATGAAATCCTGGTCAGTCGCAAACCCACCGGCACCCTGGTGCTGGATAACCTGTTGCCCGGGCGTAACCTCTGGTTGATCAGTACCGGCACCGGGCTAGCGCCGTTTATGAGTATTATCAAAGACCCTGAGGTGTATGAAGCCTACGACAAGGTCATCCTGACTCACGGTGTAAGGTATGTATCTGAGCTTGCCTACCAGCAGGATATCCAGGACCTGCCGGAAAACGAGTTTTTCGGTGAGATGGTGCACGGTAAGCTGCTGTACTACCCGACCGTCACCCGGGAGCCGTTCCGCAATCAGGGCCGGCTGACCGATGCCATGGAGAGCGGCAAGATCACCCGTGATCTCGGGTTGCCTGATTTTGATGTGGAGCAGGATCGCTTTATGATTTGCGGCAGCCCGAGCATGCTCAAGGATACCTGCAGCATTCTCAATAATATGGGCTTTCGTGAGGCTCGCGGCGGCGACATGGGCCATTACGTCATTGAACGGGCGTTCGTGGAGCAGTAA
- a CDS encoding glycerophosphodiester phosphodiesterase, which produces MLPLLKQGLILFRQHHRSLLALYLTFTGLSIAVFTPLITAAVSLLRPITGDAAITTGGLLDFLASPGGVLWLLVTLLLAAVLIVLQLAGVTLIAAQPGKHSTRAAIRALAGIGRRLPQLVLMATIQTLAHLLTALPFLAAMGFATHLLLNNFDPYLLNLERPPILWWFLGFCLLMLGAIVVANGSLFLRWILSIPALMLDQKTPMTALQQSARDTRGTHRETAGLLSLGIIAVLAMPAMVTLAFDLLAGSVFRLLPANTSLLLPVVILLVGSYLLVSLALTFLASSALGALIVARYRTIPGRRLQWQQPPSTRQDAKTGRRLWLLEVLVIALVLTQSVQVVSSLNQQDQVTITAHRGSAFKAPENTLSAIHQAIEDGADYVEIDVQLTADGVPVLWHDQDMERIFGKPERIGDVRYDDIRHLDAGSWFDDHFAHERIATLEHAVKATRGRVRLFVDLKPNRNERALVTAVVQTLQDNNAVQGTILAAADWPSLELAKQLEPGLKTALLAQFVVGPLWQDRYDILALRLNRATPAAVARAHKAGNELHVWTVNQPSDMARFLDMGVDNIITDRPDVLAELMAERAGLNDGERLAMQIRNWLR; this is translated from the coding sequence GTGCTACCTCTGCTCAAACAAGGCCTGATCCTGTTCCGCCAGCATCACCGGTCATTGCTTGCGCTTTATCTGACCTTCACCGGTTTATCCATCGCTGTTTTCACGCCGTTGATCACTGCCGCGGTGTCTCTGCTCAGGCCAATCACGGGTGACGCGGCCATAACCACCGGGGGGCTGCTTGACTTTCTCGCATCGCCGGGCGGCGTACTCTGGCTGTTGGTGACCCTGCTACTCGCAGCGGTGCTGATCGTCCTTCAACTGGCCGGGGTCACCTTGATTGCTGCCCAGCCCGGCAAGCACTCCACCCGGGCCGCCATCCGTGCCTTGGCGGGGATTGGCCGGCGCTTGCCGCAACTGGTCCTTATGGCAACCATTCAGACCCTTGCACATTTATTGACTGCCCTGCCATTCCTGGCGGCCATGGGCTTCGCTACACATCTTTTACTGAACAATTTTGATCCTTACCTGCTGAACCTTGAGCGCCCGCCGATTCTCTGGTGGTTCCTTGGCTTTTGCCTGCTTATGCTCGGAGCCATTGTGGTGGCCAACGGCTCCCTGTTTCTCCGCTGGATTCTCTCCATCCCGGCCCTGATGCTGGACCAAAAAACACCCATGACGGCCCTCCAGCAGAGTGCCCGCGACACCCGCGGCACTCATCGCGAAACCGCCGGCCTTCTGTCGCTCGGAATTATCGCGGTGCTGGCCATGCCGGCCATGGTAACGCTGGCGTTTGATTTGCTGGCCGGCAGTGTGTTCCGGCTACTGCCCGCAAATACCAGTTTGCTATTGCCCGTGGTTATCCTGCTGGTGGGGAGCTACCTTCTGGTCAGCCTTGCCCTTACCTTCCTGGCAAGCTCGGCACTGGGCGCGCTCATCGTCGCCCGCTACAGGACCATACCCGGGCGGCGGCTGCAATGGCAGCAGCCGCCCTCGACCAGACAGGATGCAAAAACCGGTCGTCGGCTCTGGCTGCTTGAGGTCCTGGTTATCGCACTGGTGCTTACCCAGAGCGTGCAAGTGGTCAGCTCTTTGAACCAGCAAGATCAAGTGACCATCACAGCCCACCGTGGCAGTGCCTTTAAAGCTCCGGAAAATACGCTCAGCGCCATACACCAGGCCATAGAGGATGGTGCCGACTACGTTGAAATTGATGTCCAACTGACTGCAGACGGCGTACCGGTACTCTGGCATGACCAGGATATGGAGCGGATATTCGGTAAGCCGGAGCGGATTGGCGACGTCCGGTATGACGACATCCGTCATCTGGATGCCGGCTCATGGTTTGATGATCACTTTGCCCATGAGCGCATTGCAACGCTTGAACACGCAGTCAAGGCCACCCGTGGCCGGGTGCGACTGTTTGTTGACCTGAAACCGAACCGCAACGAACGGGCACTGGTGACCGCCGTTGTCCAGACCCTGCAAGACAATAACGCTGTGCAAGGCACCATCCTTGCGGCAGCTGACTGGCCTAGCCTGGAGCTGGCAAAACAATTGGAACCGGGGCTGAAAACCGCATTACTGGCTCAGTTCGTGGTAGGTCCTTTGTGGCAGGATCGTTACGACATTCTGGCGCTACGCCTGAACCGGGCCACCCCGGCGGCGGTTGCCAGGGCCCACAAGGCGGGCAATGAACTGCATGTGTGGACAGTCAATCAACCGTCCGACATGGCACGCTTTCTGGATATGGGCGTCGATAACATCATCACCGACCGCCCGGATGTGCTGGCTGAGCTGATGGCAGAGCGCGCAGGGCTCAACGACGGCGAACGCCTGGCAATGCAGATTCGCAACTGGCTGCGCTAG
- a CDS encoding LTA synthase family protein: MKGNQASLAACFIRTLFLAWIWLAVIRGLLIIQSGVIPSLPGTLGGDIAGAFLLAVFLHLSAGIVRALLITALGVALYVAGMHLTAHGTLFQLASAGKGMDSTFITGSLLNIYLITLPGYLTLAWLLHWLHRKWVPATERAPILLATSSVLVTGLYVLSFPSLTTPANNVVASTVAQVPGALLNPIGTAIGDETTELSEQLHRRTNFFHQQTSNFHNPEPPNVLLIMMEGLSGGYLPKVSHYHNLQPVVSLDTLEATFDSFGFRVYNNVLSMERQTDRGTFALVCGRYPDLRRPSEKMLAVAEDKANPDCLPKKLKDQGYTTAYWQAAPIEYMKKDQFMPRAGYENVTGAEAFGHAQEQDGWGPPDPKFFPDIAGRLAELSNQPGPWFVTTLNVGTHHPFNIGPEAEQELAAEQTKQSADEETTGLPAAQVARQNAMVVMANSLERFLTQLEQEGLLDNTLVIVTSDESGGFVRDDHETLPLNSNLGVLAIRSPGRPDLSDFAPENRIVAQFDIPMTILDATGNGHLAGNMLGRSLLSEPTEPARDLMLADTYTGMKYFLRESGTLLACTELTTRCSSWAFDPDRLFGSLQQTEDEPYLSLDERLALLEKATLLTPKGE, translated from the coding sequence ATGAAAGGGAACCAGGCTTCACTTGCTGCCTGTTTCATACGCACCTTGTTCCTGGCCTGGATCTGGCTGGCCGTGATACGCGGCCTGCTGATCATCCAGAGTGGAGTGATCCCCAGCCTGCCCGGCACCCTTGGTGGCGACATTGCCGGGGCCTTTTTGCTGGCCGTATTCCTGCATCTATCGGCTGGCATTGTCCGCGCCCTGCTGATCACCGCCCTGGGTGTCGCACTCTATGTGGCAGGCATGCACCTGACCGCCCACGGAACGCTCTTCCAACTGGCCTCTGCCGGCAAGGGTATGGACAGCACGTTTATTACCGGCAGCCTGCTCAACATCTATCTGATCACCCTCCCGGGCTACCTCACGCTGGCCTGGCTGTTGCACTGGCTGCACAGGAAATGGGTGCCAGCAACAGAGCGGGCGCCCATCCTGCTGGCCACCTCTTCGGTCCTGGTCACGGGTCTTTACGTTCTGTCGTTTCCTAGCCTGACAACACCCGCCAATAACGTGGTGGCCAGCACCGTCGCCCAGGTTCCAGGTGCACTGCTCAATCCTATTGGCACGGCGATCGGTGATGAAACCACTGAGCTAAGTGAGCAACTGCACAGACGAACCAACTTTTTCCACCAACAAACCAGCAACTTCCACAACCCTGAGCCACCCAATGTTCTGTTGATCATGATGGAAGGGCTGTCCGGTGGTTATCTGCCGAAAGTCAGCCACTATCACAATCTTCAGCCTGTCGTCTCTCTCGACACTCTGGAGGCGACGTTCGACAGCTTCGGTTTCAGGGTCTACAACAACGTGCTAAGTATGGAGCGACAGACGGATCGCGGCACCTTCGCCCTGGTGTGCGGGCGTTATCCCGACTTGCGCCGACCATCGGAAAAGATGTTGGCCGTCGCGGAAGATAAAGCCAACCCCGACTGCCTCCCGAAAAAGCTGAAGGACCAGGGCTACACCACCGCTTACTGGCAAGCTGCACCAATCGAATACATGAAAAAGGATCAGTTCATGCCTCGGGCGGGCTATGAGAACGTGACCGGCGCCGAGGCATTTGGCCACGCGCAGGAACAGGATGGCTGGGGCCCGCCTGACCCGAAGTTCTTCCCTGACATTGCCGGGCGCCTGGCAGAGCTGAGCAACCAACCCGGCCCATGGTTTGTGACGACCCTGAATGTCGGCACCCACCATCCGTTCAACATCGGACCAGAAGCCGAACAGGAACTTGCGGCCGAGCAGACCAAACAATCTGCTGATGAGGAAACAACAGGGCTCCCTGCCGCCCAGGTGGCTCGCCAAAATGCCATGGTGGTCATGGCCAACTCCCTTGAACGCTTTCTGACTCAGCTTGAGCAGGAAGGACTGCTGGACAACACACTGGTGATTGTCACATCCGATGAATCCGGCGGCTTTGTTCGCGACGACCACGAAACCCTGCCGTTGAACAGCAACCTCGGGGTACTGGCCATACGTTCGCCGGGCCGGCCAGACCTCAGCGACTTCGCACCGGAAAACCGGATTGTTGCCCAGTTCGACATCCCAATGACCATTCTGGATGCCACGGGTAACGGTCACCTGGCCGGGAACATGCTTGGCCGAAGCCTGCTGTCTGAACCGACAGAGCCTGCCCGCGACCTGATGCTGGCCGACACCTACACCGGCATGAAGTACTTTCTCCGGGAATCCGGCACCCTGCTCGCCTGTACCGAATTGACCACCCGCTGCAGCAGCTGGGCGTTTGATCCAGACAGGCTGTTCGGAAGCCTGCAACAAACCGAAGACGAACCCTACCTGTCCCTCGATGAGCGCCTGGCACTGCTGGAGAAAGCCACACTGTTGACCCCGAAAGGCGAATAA